A stretch of the Chanos chanos chromosome 1, fChaCha1.1, whole genome shotgun sequence genome encodes the following:
- the fbxo7 gene encoding F-box only protein 7 has product MKLRVKINKQTSRLELDGDQPTLTDLNIHVKEILLPSYGLVPDTEFALSLNGKEPLVDTGQTLSSCGIVSGDLISVILPQSSPLPSPSSTCQNLSGFSTAQKKMEPDRAAHSAFQHSNNEAVPRSSEGSQEAAAAEDEEALETEDEVATGPFIPEPMLCSEAEEGKVPHSLALLHSGAQSQSSGDSLMVALHLLMVETGFQPQGLEVRAGEMPSGWRATGGLYRLQYVHPLCETSLVTVVAVPMGQTLVINATLKINNTMENSRKLSLKPSSYVTQKCSDENAAAVYKDLRKLSHIFKDQLAYPLIATARQAMGLPALFGLPVLPPELLLRILRLLDVVSLVALSAVSRDLRVASEDPSLWRYLCHRDFGVCNPSRTEPRDTDWKELYKKRYIQMKKMNKLRHRPFPYPMPGIYPVAPIPNPPLPFPLYPPGIIGGEYDQRPGIPPSVLPRPRYDPIGPLPGREPRIDVPIGRNSLRPGGSRPADIRRGFI; this is encoded by the exons ATGAAGTTGCGTGTaaaaattaataaacagacCAGTCGTTTGGAGCTGGATGGGGACCAGCCCACGCTGACAGATCTTAACATACATGTCAAGGAGATCCTATTACCGTCTTACGGACTTGT acCAGACACGGAATTTGCTCTGTCCCTGAATGGCAAAGAGCCCCTAGTTGACACAGGACAAACCCTATCCTCCTGTGGCATCGTTTCTGGTGATTTGATCAGTGTGATTTTGCCCCAGTCCAGCCCTCTACCTTCCCCATCCTCCACATGTCAGAACTTGAGCGGTTTTAgtacagcacaaaaaaagatgGAGCCGGATCGGGCTGCCCATTCAGCATTCCAGCACTCTAATAATGAG GCTGTTCCTCGCAGCAGTGAGGGCAGTCAGGAGGCAGCAGCAGCTGAGGATGAGGAGGCTCTGGAAACAGAGGATGAGGTGGCTACAGGCCCTTTTATCCCAGAACCCATGCTCTGTAGTGAAGCAGAGGAGGGAAAGGTACCACACTCTCTAGCGCTTCTGCACAGTGGAGCCCAAAGCCAGAGCTCTGGTGACTCCCTAATGGTGGCTTTACATCTTCTCATGGTGGAGACTGGTTTCCAGCCTCAG GGTTTGGAGGTGAGGGCAGGTGAAATGCCCAGTGGATGGCGGGCAACAGGTGGACTGTACAGGCTACAATATGTGCATCCTCTGTGTGAAACCAGCCTTGTCACTGTTGTAGCAGTTCCTATGGGCCAGACACTTGTCATAAATG CTACTCTGAAGATAAACAATACTATGGAAAACTCAAGGAAGCTATCACTTAAACCATCCTCGTATGTGACCCAGAAATGTTCAG ATGAAAATGCTGCTGCAGTGTACAAAGACTTGAGGAAGCTGTCTCACATTTTCAAAGACCAGTTGGCCTACCCTTTGATTGCAACAGCTAGACAAG CTATGGGTCTACCTGCACTTTTTGGCCTGCCTGTTCTGCCTCCCGAGCTACTCCTGAGGATCTTGCGCCTGCTTGATGTGGTTTCCCTGGTTGCCCTCTCAGCCGTCAGTCGAGACCTTCGTGTAGCCTCGGAGGATCCGTCTCTCTGGAGATACCTTTGTCACCGTGATTTCGGAG TATGCAATCCATCGAGGACTGAGCCAAGAGATACAGACTGGAAAGAG ctttacaaaaaaagatACATCCAAATGAAGAAGATGAATAAACTTAGACACAGGCCATTCCCATATCCAATGCCAGGTATTTACCCAGTTGCTCCCATACCCAACCCTCCTCTTCCCTTTCCACTGTACCCGCCTGGAATCATTGGAGGCGAGTATGACCAGAGACCTGGCATCCCTCCGAGCGTCCTGCCACGCCCTCGCTACGACCCCATTGGTCCACTGCCTGGCCGTGAACCTCGTATAGATGTTCCCATTGGACGGAACTCGCTGAGACCAGGGGGAAGCCGGCCTGCTGATATCCGACGGGGTTTCATCTGA